The following proteins are co-located in the Conyzicola lurida genome:
- a CDS encoding FtsK/SpoIIIE domain-containing protein, whose amino-acid sequence MKDSTQSIPAPEPPAAPAPYSFPLLATVAPVVVSIAIWLITQSVFALVFAALGPAVAVASVADARLQAQRRGRRETARFEAELAEARAEIAAAHGRERDTLVAASPSASRLVDGGWPESEHWLGSLDAVVPVSLGRAERPSAVTLDAPASRGRTADHDRLRALVAHAARLPDAPAMVDARLGIGVAGPDPLATAVARGIVLQLAASLSPLTHSLTLETAEASTARAEWLWLDELPHDLVLVDGGETVLRVQSRQPPGVAATRGPESAAVAVAGRREALPRFARVVVWAGDGQSRLVQHPDLAELGPLRLEPVSREQALLVARAMTAHARRARLVGGVAALPAELAFDECGGRETGERPAGLDCVVGVTAAGPLRLDLAAHGPHAVVGGTTGSGKSELLVAWVLAMARAHPPRAASVLLVDFKGGSAFAALAALPHCVGVITDLDETGAARALESLAAELRRRERVLAAAGAKSVDAPGTGGAVADLPRLVIVVDEFAAMVAGFPELHALFGDVAARGRSLGVHLVLCTQRPAGVIRDAVLANSGLRVSLRVNNRGDSVAVIGSDEAAALPLSPRGRAWVAADGDAPVLAQFPLVAPQDIDAVARRWSADSYRPHRPWLDPLPDLVRPGDLAPGEPGGIPVGRLDDPARQSQPTAFYRPATHGNLLVVGGAGAGKTGVLDTLAAAASPIRVSRVPHDIEGAWDVLTATLAAVRGGDVAGSTLVLLDDLDTLVARFPEEYEGAVLELVTQGLREGPGRGIHWALTAQRLTSGLHSVAALCGSRLLLRLPSRQEHVLAGGDGEHFSSALPPGAGRWEGLRVQIAHTEAEPRPHPSRPAPPVLDLSRPLAVVTRRPAQFADRLRRSVPALSRSGAVSVLGAEGIGVSTGGSAAVVGDAQAWLSSWGSIAALRATHTLVVEGCGAAEFRSITRVTELPPPLAPTPGGGTPAAFWALDPDGRITRATLPRAPGP is encoded by the coding sequence GTGAAAGACAGCACCCAGAGCATCCCGGCGCCCGAACCACCCGCGGCACCCGCCCCCTACAGCTTCCCCCTGCTCGCCACGGTCGCGCCGGTGGTGGTGAGCATCGCGATCTGGCTCATCACCCAGTCGGTGTTCGCGCTTGTCTTCGCCGCCCTCGGTCCGGCGGTCGCCGTCGCGAGCGTGGCCGACGCCCGGCTGCAAGCACAGCGGCGTGGACGACGCGAGACGGCGCGCTTCGAGGCGGAGCTCGCCGAGGCGCGCGCCGAGATAGCGGCGGCGCACGGCCGTGAACGCGACACCCTGGTCGCCGCCTCGCCGTCGGCGTCGCGGCTCGTCGACGGCGGGTGGCCCGAATCGGAGCACTGGCTGGGGTCGCTCGACGCGGTGGTGCCCGTGTCGCTCGGGCGGGCCGAACGGCCGAGCGCCGTCACGCTCGACGCGCCGGCGTCGCGCGGCAGGACCGCCGACCACGACCGCCTGCGCGCGCTCGTCGCCCACGCCGCCCGCCTGCCCGACGCCCCCGCGATGGTCGACGCGCGCCTCGGCATCGGCGTGGCCGGGCCGGACCCGCTCGCGACGGCGGTCGCGCGCGGGATCGTGCTGCAGCTCGCGGCCTCGCTCTCGCCGCTCACCCACTCGTTGACCCTCGAGACCGCGGAGGCATCCACGGCGCGGGCCGAGTGGCTGTGGCTGGACGAGCTGCCGCACGACCTCGTGCTCGTGGACGGCGGCGAGACGGTGCTCCGCGTGCAGTCGCGGCAGCCGCCCGGCGTGGCCGCCACCCGCGGGCCGGAGTCCGCGGCCGTCGCCGTCGCGGGCCGGCGGGAGGCGCTGCCGCGGTTCGCCCGGGTCGTGGTGTGGGCGGGCGACGGGCAGTCGCGGCTCGTGCAGCACCCCGATCTCGCCGAGCTCGGTCCGCTGCGGCTCGAGCCGGTCTCGCGGGAGCAGGCGCTGCTCGTCGCCCGGGCCATGACGGCGCACGCCCGGCGGGCGCGGCTGGTCGGCGGTGTCGCCGCGCTTCCCGCGGAGCTCGCCTTCGACGAATGCGGCGGTCGGGAGACGGGGGAGCGGCCGGCCGGACTCGACTGCGTCGTGGGCGTCACCGCGGCCGGCCCGCTGCGGCTGGACCTCGCCGCCCACGGCCCGCACGCCGTGGTCGGCGGGACGACCGGCAGCGGCAAGAGCGAGCTGCTCGTCGCCTGGGTGCTCGCGATGGCGCGGGCGCACCCGCCACGCGCGGCGAGCGTGCTGCTCGTCGACTTCAAGGGCGGCTCCGCCTTCGCCGCCCTCGCCGCTCTGCCGCACTGCGTCGGCGTCATCACCGACCTCGACGAGACGGGTGCCGCGCGGGCGCTCGAGAGCCTCGCCGCCGAACTGCGCCGCCGCGAACGGGTACTCGCCGCCGCCGGCGCGAAGTCCGTCGATGCTCCGGGAACGGGCGGCGCCGTGGCCGACCTGCCGCGGCTCGTCATCGTCGTCGACGAGTTCGCCGCAATGGTCGCCGGCTTCCCCGAGCTGCACGCGCTGTTCGGCGACGTCGCCGCCCGCGGCCGGTCGCTCGGCGTGCACCTCGTGCTCTGCACCCAGCGGCCCGCGGGGGTGATCCGCGACGCGGTGCTCGCCAACAGCGGGCTGCGGGTGTCGCTGCGGGTGAACAACCGCGGCGACAGCGTCGCGGTGATCGGCAGCGACGAGGCGGCCGCGCTCCCGTTGTCGCCGCGCGGCCGGGCCTGGGTCGCGGCCGACGGCGACGCACCGGTGCTCGCGCAGTTCCCGCTCGTGGCGCCGCAGGACATCGACGCGGTCGCGCGACGCTGGTCGGCCGACTCTTACCGTCCGCACCGGCCCTGGCTCGACCCGCTGCCCGACCTGGTGCGGCCCGGCGACCTCGCTCCGGGGGAGCCGGGCGGCATCCCGGTCGGCCGCCTCGACGATCCCGCCCGGCAGAGTCAGCCGACCGCGTTCTACCGGCCGGCCACCCACGGCAACCTGCTCGTCGTCGGGGGAGCGGGCGCGGGCAAGACCGGCGTGCTCGACACTCTCGCCGCCGCCGCGTCGCCGATCCGCGTCTCACGGGTGCCGCACGACATCGAGGGCGCGTGGGACGTGCTGACCGCGACCCTCGCGGCCGTCCGTGGCGGGGACGTGGCCGGGAGCACGCTCGTGCTGCTCGACGACCTCGACACCCTCGTCGCGCGGTTTCCCGAGGAATACGAGGGCGCCGTGCTCGAGCTGGTGACGCAGGGTCTGCGCGAGGGGCCGGGACGCGGCATCCACTGGGCCCTCACCGCGCAGCGGTTGACGTCGGGGCTGCACTCGGTCGCCGCCCTCTGCGGCAGCCGGCTGCTCCTGCGTCTGCCGTCCCGGCAGGAACACGTGCTCGCGGGCGGCGACGGCGAGCACTTCTCGTCCGCGCTGCCGCCGGGTGCGGGCCGTTGGGAAGGACTGCGCGTGCAGATCGCGCACACGGAGGCGGAGCCGCGGCCACACCCGAGCCGCCCGGCACCGCCCGTCCTCGACCTCTCCCGGCCGCTCGCCGTCGTCACCCGGCGCCCCGCGCAGTTCGCGGACCGGCTGCGGCGCAGTGTCCCCGCGCTCAGCCGATCCGGAGCGGTCTCGGTGCTGGGCGCGGAGGGGATCGGCGTCTCGACCGGCGGATCCGCCGCGGTCGTCGGCGACGCGCAGGCCTGGCTCTCGAGCTGGGGATCGATCGCCGCGCTGCGGGCGACCCATACGCTCGTGGTCGAGGGCTGCGGTGCCGCCGAGTTCCGCAGCATCACCCGCGTGACCGAGCTGCCCCCGCCGCTCGCCCCGACGCCGGGCGGCGGCACCCCCGCGGCCTTCTGGGCACTCGACCCCGACGGACGGATCACGCGTGCGACGCTCCCGCGCGCACCCGGGCCGTGA
- a CDS encoding zinc-ribbon domain-containing protein encodes MNCRNCGTELPPGAMFCGECGTTVAVPKGGAAPKLVEPSRARPGDTAVIQPLVPSARTSPAGSVRAAVPAVADTPPASPAVEPAPPTTPIPRITVPRVLPMPPTAAAPADAAVPTPPVPVPAPAEADDEHEDVEATRLVRNRTGGERFVLQFSTGENSTVYGTGLIGRNPVLQPGEFVDQLVTIVDPGKSVSKTHLEFGQTSGVFWVSDRFSANGTVVRQPDARPQRLDAGKRQPVVRGTRIDMGEQFFVVS; translated from the coding sequence GTGAATTGCAGGAACTGCGGCACCGAACTGCCGCCCGGCGCCATGTTCTGCGGCGAATGCGGTACGACCGTCGCCGTGCCGAAGGGCGGCGCCGCACCGAAGCTGGTCGAACCGTCGCGGGCACGGCCCGGGGACACCGCGGTGATCCAGCCGCTCGTGCCGAGCGCGCGGACGAGTCCGGCCGGGAGTGTGCGGGCCGCGGTGCCTGCTGTCGCTGATACGCCGCCTGCCTCGCCCGCGGTCGAGCCCGCTCCGCCCACGACTCCGATTCCGCGCATCACCGTGCCGCGGGTGCTGCCGATGCCGCCGACCGCTGCTGCGCCCGCGGATGCCGCCGTTCCGACTCCGCCCGTCCCTGTCCCGGCTCCCGCCGAGGCCGACGACGAGCACGAGGACGTCGAGGCGACCCGCCTCGTGCGTAACCGCACGGGCGGCGAACGCTTCGTGCTGCAGTTCAGTACCGGCGAGAACTCGACGGTCTACGGCACCGGCCTGATCGGCCGCAACCCCGTGCTGCAGCCCGGGGAATTCGTCGACCAGCTGGTCACCATCGTCGATCCCGGCAAGTCCGTGTCGAAGACGCACCTCGAGTTCGGGCAGACCTCCGGCGTGTTCTGGGTGAGCGACCGCTTCTCCGCCAACGGCACCGTCGTGCGCCAGCCCGACGCGCGTCCGCAGCGGCTCGACGCGGGCAAGCGCCAGCCCGTGGTGCGCGGAACGCGCATCGACATGGGCGAGCAGTTCTTCGTCGTCAGCTAG